TTCCTGCTCCTAGGATTGTAGGGTTCCTCATGGATAGGGCTTGTTGGACTTATCGTAGCTTGCCATTTTCCTTGGTACTATGAGAACTCTTTTAGCACGGTGTTTTAGTTTTGTGGCACTGGAGGTCGCGCCATGTATGAGAATTTGGGGCGGCAATTGAAATTCGATCCTGGGATGGGCATTTGTCATGGTGAAGTGTTTGGATCGGTGGTGTTATGTTGCTAGTACTAGCTACAGTATAGTAGTTATCCCTGAATTTCAAGAGAAAATGATCTTGCTTCATCATTGAATTTCTACTAGTATATAGTAAATTAGTACAGTTTCGGTGTCCATAAGACTATGATACTTCCCCATGCCATTTGTCATCAACATTTCAGCAATTGATCACTGAAGTAGTTTGAATCTATATTCCTGTTCTTAGTGGACATTCGAAATTGCTATACTTGCCCTTAAGTTATCTGCTTGCTTGTTCAACCAAATAAAAGGTATGGATTTCTGAGTGTTTTTCCTTCTTCCAGCAAGCTTATAGCTCATGATTCCCAGAAAAAGCAAGagaaggaagaggaggaggagaagctGGTGCTGCAAAAATCCAAGGAGTTGGATGCTTTTGATCAGCAGAATCATGGAGCAGTCCCCCAGTACTATGATCGCAGCGGTTCCCAAGACAAGAATGGTTTTCATGGAGCCAACAGTGTGAAGACTACCTCCTTTGAAGAGGAAGCCCTACGCACCATGAAGGCGTTCTGGCTTCCGTCAGCTACACCCGAAGCCACTGTCAAGGTAGATGCTCCTTCTACTGACACAATCTGTCCTGAGGGGCAGGAGAAGCTCAAGCTGAAATCACTCTTCCCTATTTCTTTCACCGAGGAGAACGCTCGTCAGAAGAGCAGTAAGTCAGTGGAGAAAAGCTACATCTGCCCCAGCTGCAAGTCCAATCTCACAAACACAATGTCCCTGGTGGCGATCAGCACCTGTGGCCATGTCTTCTGCAAGAAGTGCTCGGACAAGTTCATAGCAACAGATAAGGTCTGCTTAATGTGCAGCAAACCGTGCAAAGAGAGGAATTTGATTAATTTAGAAAAAGGAGGAACGGGTTTCGCCGCACACGATGACCACCTAGAGGCAAAGAACTTCAAGCATTTAGGGAGTGGTTCTGGGCTAGGATTGGTGAAGCCTGCTCCTAAGGCATAGCCTTCAATTATGTAACTGTTGTTGTATAATGCTGTCAGTTATCGTTGTGGCACGAATATATGTAACCTGGAATTTTTAAATGTTTTGATATCTTTTTGATAAGTATGATCTGGAACAAACGATACTCAGGTTTTTCATCCAAGTGATATCGTGCTTGTGGTTTTGCTCTGATGCAGTATCTAAGGATTTCTTTGGCGCTTGACTGTCTTACTAGTTTTATATGTTGTCACACTGGAGATTCTGCATGAGCAAACCTTGCTGTAAGAGCAGATATTCGTTTTCCTTGTACCATCATGCTTTGTCCACATTCAGAACTTAGGGCCTCTTTGGAACTTCTGGAAGGATAAAAAAAATCTGCAATCCAAAGAGTCCCTAGTGGTAAGCAGTACTATAAGTCTGTAGCATATCCCTTTGCAGTGAGATGGCTTTTCCATTTCTGCAAATTCTGTGGTGAGATGACTTTTGCATCTCTACAGATTATGTCTCCATCTATGTAGTTAAACCACAGGAAATGGAGAATGCGTTAGGTCAGACATATCTCGACAAAATCACCACAGGAAACAAACCAAAACCGACCAAGTTATGAACTACAacctccgtcccaaaatataagacgATTTTGCTGTTTTTCTAGTACTATCCATCAGAAGGGAATGAATGGTCCCCTTTTGTGAGCCGATGGCCAGCACAAAACAAAGAAACAAAAGGTTTTGAAAAGGATAATGGAAACGCTGACCTGGCAGCCTTGGCTTCCACCCACGCACGCAACACATGGAGAAGCTTACGGACCACAGTCCAGCTCCAGCGGCAACAGATAGCCAACCAACCTGGGGCAGGCTAGGATCAGAGCTCCACTCAAGGTGAAATGGCAAGCCTGCAGAGCTTGATATCCAAACAGGTAAGTATGTGCTTTAATGAACCCTGTTATCATCCTTCTCTTGATTTCGTTCCTGGACTCAGAACCCGGTGTTGTCTTCAGTTGATTGCGCCGAACTGCACGGCCACTGCCAGGCTGAACGGGGCTCCCCCTTCGGTGGTGAACGCGAGCTCGAGCGAAGCATCCTCGGATGAGAAGAGTAATTCTCGTGTGCTGTTCATCTCTATGTGTTTTTAAAGGTTGGCACAGGAAAAATTGTTGATAGAATCTCCCTTCCTGACCTTACTATAGAGGTCACAAAAAGGAGATTGGCACTGCTTGGTGCTGGGGCATTATCCACTGTCCTGTTAAACAGCAGCTCTGCAGATGCTGAAGGTATGCCCATTGTTAATTGTTCAGTTTCACCTCCATGGCAGGCGATATGCAACTATGCAAGTTATCAGCTTGTTAAATATTAGCATCCCCATGTACAGTAGGATTGTGTGAGCTAATGCTAACTGGAGTTGTTCCTAGATTTCAGAAGTACCAAAGAATTACCGCTCTTACGTCGATGCAAACGACGGATATTCGTACCTCTACCCAGCTGATTGGAGGGTAATTTGTCATgtttactagtactccctccgtctcatatATAAGATCTTATTACATCCAATATGTGAGTAGTAAATTAGTGTGCAAGAAGGACAATTCAGATGCCAAATAATTATTTTTTTCTCGAGTCATTGGCTCTTGTGGATTTCATTCACATAACGCTTTTGTTTCCCCGCGTGCTTCATGTCAGGATTTCGACTTCTTGGGCCATGATTCAGCGTTCAAGGACCGTAATGTGCAGCTGCAGTCTGTCCGTGTGGCCTTCATTCCTACTCAGAAAACAGACATTCGTGACCTAGGCCCAATGGATGAGGTAGGTAGCCTTCCGCCTGGATTTTCTGGACTTTGGACCAGATCTCGTCTTCCCTTTCTTCTGACCACTGCTTCATCTTCCCTCAGGCGATCTTCAATTTGGTAACCGAAGTGTACGCTGCTCCGAACCAGATACCAACGATCTATGAAATGCAAGAGGTTTGCCGTTTCATCCACTGCTTGCGTTGCAATTTTTAAGTTGTCGAATCTCATCGACCAGCCATAGAATTCCCGATCTGCTACGCTGCAAAGATCGGAAAGATGAGCGGTTACTTTGTTGTGCTGTAAATTGGCAGCGTACGGTAGATGGCAGGAACTACTGGACGTTTGAGTACGATCTGGAGGCGCCGGGCTACGGCGTGTCGGCGTTTGCGACGGTCGCCATCGGGAACGGTACACGTTTCATGGGGATTCTGGTCATGTGTTTCCCCCTCCTGTGGACACGAAGCTGAGTTGGTGTTGGTTTTTGGCAGGGAGGTACTACACGCTGATCGTGACGGCTAACGAGCGCCGGTGGAGCAGGCTGCGCAACAGGCTCAAAGTCGTCGCCGACTCCTTCAAGATCTACGACTTGAACGCCTGATTGCGCAAGTTCTTGATGTCCGTCGGCACCATCCGACCGTTGCAACGCGGGCGAAACCTGGTGTCGCCTGAGGCCGAGAGGAACCCAACCCAACGAATCTGCATTGCTCAGACATCGCGCTACTCATGCTTGTACGAATCTAGTGGAACCAGTATACATGAATTAGTGGTCAAAATGTATTTCTTTAAAACCATATTGAGGAACCAGAGGGAGTATGATTCCTAGCACAGTTCGTCAGGACTGCCCTGGTTTCCACAGGGGGTAATCGACACACAGACTGTTGAATGAACAAACGACAATCCACACGATCATCGCTAAACAGGCGTAATCAAATCACCAGGAATTCAACCTATTAAGAAGACTTTTCTTTACACACACCTGAATCATCAAATCGGCGCATTACAAGGCGAAATGAATCGAGTGCGCAGAGCCTCCCAAAGAATGTTTGCAACTCATATATTACAAACAATTACAATGCCCTCCCACCAAACTTGCTACCTATTTCCAGGATAAAAGCTCCCTACAGATTCAACACAACTAGTCATCTCAATCTCCAGTCGAAAATTTTGTCAAGACCAGGCCACCCTTCTGCGCATTCGGAACATCGCCAGCAGCCCCAACCGTGGAGCTACGCGTCTGGACAGAGAGCGACAGGGGAACTTGGTCATGCCCTAACATAATTTACACCTAACAAACCCAACATTAATTACATTAGCCTAGCCGATGCTGGCGAAGGCCCTTGCCAAAATGGGGCTGCATCAATCTAACATAGAGACCGTTCAGGTCCATCAGAGAGTCATGTGTGCCCTGCTCAACTATCCTACCACCATTTAGGACAACAATGTTATCCACATGCTTCATCATCGCTGCCCTGTGCGCTATCAGGACCGTTGTCTTGTTCCCCATGACCAATGTGTCAAGAGCTTCCTGTACCACTCTACTTGATTCAGACTCGATCGCAGAGCTGGCCTCGTCCAACAACAATATCGGCGCATTCTTCAAAACCACTCTAGCAATGGCAATACGTTGCTTCTGCCCAGGTGTCAGATCAACCCCTCGCATTCCCACATGAGTGTCATAGCCATGTGGCAAGCTACTAATGAAATGATGAGCATTCGCTATCCTTGCAGCTTCCTTCATCTCAGCCTCCGTTGCGTTGTGCCTTGCATAGATAATGTTCTCCCTTATTGTTGTCGAGAAAATGACGGGTTCTTGTTGAATTAGGCCCATGTGGCTTCGTAACCATCTCAGGTTGAACGATTTCAGATCTCGGCCATCCAGCAGAACTTGGCCAGACATTGGGTCATAAAATCTCTCAATTAACGAAATGATAGTGCTCTTCCCGGATCCTGAAACACCTACCACTGCAACTGTTTGCCCACCGCTCACCTTAAGATTGAAATTGCTCAGCACAAAGATTTCTGGACGAACTGGATAGGAGAAATCAACATTCTTGAATTCAATGCTCCCATAGACATTGGGTGGTTTCAGGCCAGTGTTGTCATCAGGATCAATCTTTGGCTCTCGGTCAATAATTTCAAACACTGAAGTGAGAGACTTCCGCCGCTTAAGTATGTATGGGGCAAGTCCAAAGGGCTCCACCAATGCAAATGATGCAAACGAGAATAGAATGTACTGTTTTAGCCCCGTGGCTATTGTCAGGCGCTGCTTGTCCACTGAGGTGGCAATGTACCACAGAAGGAGGGCGTTGCAGGCAAAAAGAAGAAACTGCGAGAAACCAAAACCGAAGCCTATAGCCAACCCATGCACAAGACTTTGCTTCAGTATCTTACCAAGGTGTAATTTGTAGAGTTCCATTATCTTGTCTCCAGCACAAAAAGCAACAACGGTGTAAATGTTACGGACTGCATCCTCAAGTACTAATGAAGCCTTTCTATGCATCTCCTGGATTCCTTTTGAGAAGCCAGCAAGCCATAATTTCTGTAAAAtggtttatcatatcaatttagaACATGCCTATTTGCACCAGTTCTAACATAAAATACACAGTATCAAGTTACTGAATGCCAAATTGTGAAAGATATGCATGCAGTTCAAGATTAGTGTTGCAAATTTCAGTGTTTAACAGATCAGGCAATTAAATAATTATACGGACACTGTATTATTAGGGAATACCAAATATGTGGCTATAGAAAGAGAGTGCAGATCGTGTTGATTATTGACAGGAGAGGCCATTTGTAACACGATCAAAAATATTTCTGAAGTTTGAAATGTCACTGACCCTTAACAGATAATAAAGATCATATTTGCAAGGTGGTATATACTAGAGCCACATGTTCAAGTGACAATTTCCAAACCATCCAGGGCCCAGTGAGTTTGCTTTCTTAGACTTGACTTGTATGGGTCCCTTTTTATGTTTTAACATCCACAAGGTAATATAAAAATAACCTAGGCAACACTTGAATCAACCCCAGTATTTTGTTTCCGAAAAGGCCCTGTGTGATATATTTAAGGGTTTTCGGTCCGAACTCTCGGTATACACAAAAATGCTCAATGGTCTCACCAACAGACACCACAACTTCTGTTAACATGCCAAAATATGCTACTCCGTTTCAGACTTTTGAGGTGATAATATAACAGACCAAAAAACCTTCAGGCTGTATTACCTGTGCAATGGCAGAGATAACAAGAACAGGTAAAGTTGCAAGTGCAACAAGCGCCACACGCCATCCCAACAACATTCCAATGAGAAGAGCTACAGAAACCGCAGCAGTGTCTTGTATGAATATGGAAAGACGGTTACTGAATGCAGCACGGACAAATGTAGCATCGTTTGCCAGGCGCATGGATAGTGTATCAGCACTATTCTCCTCTTTGTCAAACCATCCAGCCTCATTGCGCAGCATTGCTGTGAAAGAACTAAATTAGTGTGGAATTCTAGAAGATCAAATCTAACTTCACGATTGCAGCAGACTAAAAAAAACAGCTCATATGTATAAAGGCACAGATAGCATACCGGAGAACATCATTCTTCTTATACGTTCAGTCATCTTCTCCCCCATAATTCCAAAATAGAAATGTTGCAACCAGTTGACCAGCACT
This is a stretch of genomic DNA from Triticum urartu cultivar G1812 unplaced genomic scaffold, Tu2.1 TuUngrouped_contig_4484, whole genome shotgun sequence. It encodes these proteins:
- the LOC125527897 gene encoding E3 ubiquitin-protein ligase CSU1-like, whose amino-acid sequence is MKAFWLPSATPEATVKVDAPSTDTICPEGQEKLKLKSLFPISFTEENARQKSSKSVEKSYICPSCKSNLTNTMSLVAISTCGHVFCKKCSDKFIATDKVCLMCSKPCKERNLINLEKGGTGFAAHDDHLEAKNFKHLGSGSGLGLVKPAPKA
- the LOC125527896 gene encoding photosynthetic NDH subunit of lumenal location 1, chloroplastic-like; the encoded protein is MASLQSLISKQLIAPNCTATARLNGAPPSVVNASSSEASSDEKKVTKRRLALLGAGALSTVLLNSSSADAEEVPKNYRSYVDANDGYSYLYPADWRDFDFLGHDSAFKDRNVQLQSVRVAFIPTQKTDIRDLGPMDEAIFNLVTEVYAAPNQIPTIYEMQERTVDGRNYWTFEYDLEAPGYGVSAFATVAIGNGRYYTLIVTANERRWSRLRNRLKVVADSFKIYDLNA